The sequence TATCTCCCAAAGATCTTGAGAGATAAATAGAGTTTTCATCTGGACTCtccaaaattcataactttCCCCATCAAATACGGGAATGGGTGTAGTTAATGAATCTTTAGACATTTTTTGTCTTTACAATATTTTTGCAAATGAGAAATCGGacgtggctttgataccataattTTTTTGGGTACCAGTAATATATATGGTGGTATGTGGGATGTTAACGAGCAATTAATATGATATTGGAAGCTTTTGATTTAATATGAACACTGAGCAAAAAATATGCGAAAGAATGAGTCAGAAAAAGAATGGAGGAAATGATTTTTATTCTGCACGATGCATTCTTCATACTGAGTATTGCCTTTTATAGGCAATTGATGATTACAATTCAAACATGAACACTACAAATTCAACAAGCATGAAAGTAATAAATGAAAGAAGACAAACACTAGCTATGCTTAAATTCCATCCGTTCATATAATCTTCTAGCAATAAATGTTGTGTTTCACAACTTATAAAATGTGGCCGCCTTCAATAAAGATGTGTTTCACATCATGATTTACAATCACAATAATACAtacaaattaatatattatatattttacagTATATCCATTTGATAAAGCCACCATGATAATCATTCTCAACAAAAAATctttttggaaaaataaaataaaactacgTCTTACAATATATTAAATTGTTCTTATCAATTAAACCTTTTGTTCTGCGAGAAGCCCAAAGTTGTTAATTCGATGCCACCCTTGTCACCTTTACGATAAGAGTCGAGAGATCTTGCCACATGACAAAGCCAACAAATCTTGTGTAAGATTAATTCGCTAGTATTATTGTGTAGGTTCGATTATCTTGTAGCAATCCTTAGAtggttttatgtattttatgtgagagattaatgcaattagccttaaataaatacaattagCCCCAAAAATGACGTCAATTAGCTAAAAAAATTTAACGCGTCAGTGGCCGATTCACCTAATATGCTCGACGAGTGGTGGGTCAAGCACAAGTCAAAAAAGCAAGTGATTCAAGAAATCCGATCATCTTTTTAGAGCCACTCCAAAATCTCACATCAGATCAATCCCAAGAAAACAATGGATCCGCCGCCGCTTCAATCCATCGACACCTCCGGCAGCATCAACTATCCTCCGCAGAAAGATGAACGAGACAAAATCGTCGATGATTGGTAATATTTCTTTCAACTTCTTCTTTTGAACAAATAATTACACCATTCTCATGAAATCTTGAATATGCTGCAGTTGCTCTTGCTGCTACAGCTGTATGGAAAACTGCCTCGACTTCTTGTTCTGCGACTTCTGTTAGCTACCAAGAATTCGATGCAGGGGAAGTGTTCTTCGTGCATAAACCCGAAAAATATTTAACCAAATAACCTTCGTCTCGCCGTTAGTTTCCTGTGAATTTTCAGTGCATGTGAGATTGAATCCGAGTTATTTAACTACTAGCTGCTTGTATTCTGGAGTTTgtcattattataattatacaaCGTTATTGTTTCTGTTTCTTGATCTGTTTTGTCACGTCCATTCTATTTATtcattttgtttaaaatatttagtttatttatttacttaGTCCCTTCACGTAATGGCATTTGAGTCGATAAATTTGTTATAGTTTGATTTGTTTAATCGTTGGTTTTGTGATACTTgactcatttttttatttttattattatttttgctgGTAATTAACTTAGACACATCTGCACGTAATATGAATATGACTAATAAAGGACCTAAGAGATTTAATTGAGACCCATCTCAATCAATGCTGGACCACGAGAGTTTCGTATTAATTATACTTTTTTTTCATGAGGTAGAAGACTAACAAATATTGAAGAACATAATTTGTATATCCGGAAAAAAATTTGGAGAATGATGTTTTTAGCAACAGtaggttattttttaaaataaatgtgATGGGAATGTTAAATTATCAACCAAATCCATCGATTTTATATGTTGGAGCGGGCTTAACTTATTTTGAGTACATGTCTACCCATATATATTACGTGTCCATCTTGAtacatgtgattttttttaaacgtCTTTTGatgttaaatttattatataaagtACATATATGACATTACATgttaaatgaaatttaaatatttatggcCATTTTTTCAGAGAAAGAGATAAGTtatgaaataaattatataaaatgtgAGATAATAAATAGTAAAAATCAAATGATTCATCGTTATACACTTCTTCCTAATCTCTCTTGTGCTTCTAATGGTATATTTTTGTCCACATCAAGAGatatcaaaattaattattttatgtggCTAGGGCTGACCAAAAAATATTGTTTGTATagcattattatatatattttatatatatatattagaaacattttaaattaatttgagAAAACCATCAATCTTGTTTtctcaagtctcaacctaaATATCTCACGATATTTACAAAATTGAACCCCATCTAGAAATAGGGAAATAATCCATCGACTCTATCCAACATCATCATCGATTATATAAAGTGAATATAtggataattaatttttttatgagcGTGTttcaattcaaaaataattttgtaaagTTTACAATATcagaagtatatatatatacctccGTTCATATTTatgcaaatattttaaattattcagAAGACGTTGAAGTTATCAACTTTCAATTTTCGATTATTTTGATCTAATTATTAACTTGATAACAAATTTAAGTCAATATTTTTCGACgctaaatcatgatttttaatgtcaaaataataatttttcatgtcacattattattttttgattcCAACAGCACATCAAAATTATTAACACAACAAACACAAACTTAAAACCTAAATTAACATCCCACATGCAAGTGGGTGATAAATTTCCACTGGGTGGCTTAAACTTTTGATTTATAAACCAAGTACTTATTTGCTAGCTAGTGGCTGACCTCATTTTGCACTGTTTTAACTTAGTATTAATGCTCTCTTTTTCCGCTTACTCTTTTGACTTATGACCATCAAACTAAACTGAGTTATTTTATTTGGACATAGTTATCATTTCGCTTTAGTGGGATTATTTGAATTGGCTTGCCTtctatatgtatataattaaaCTATGATATATTCAGCAAGAGTCTGAATATATGAAAATGCAGCAATAATGTGCAGtgaaacatgcatatcaacagAACTAccgattaaaaaaaaactaaaaatatctcaaaattGAAAGATACATGCTGGATCGACTAAGTTTTCATTTCGACAACGTAAATGACTAAAATAAttgcaaaaaagaaaaaaaaaatatattacatacaTAGGGAATATTGCAATGCatcatgcatgtatgttgcaAGAAATTTAAGTTTTGGTACTCTATAATCTATATCGTCAAATTTAAGTTTTGGTATTGcatttttttgtgtgtgtgtgtaaatttagttattttttcatttatagTGCTAACGTAATAATACACAAATCAGTGTcatgtttgaaaaataaataaatttatcaaaaaacaAAGATAGCAGACAAAAAAATGGAATTTTACAACTTGGATGACCAGAATTgtaagaaaaaaattatattccccaaaattataattttcctTTAGTTTAAAGTTTTGGGTCCCTTCGCACGAGGagttgaaatttgaaatatgtAAACCAAAAGTAAAATGGCACTTAGCTAGGGTATtcaaactttaatttttttaaaatccaaaccGAAATAACAGGAGAccaaacaaaaaccaaaatttttattttggataCAAATGTTAAAACCGAAGTTGATATGGGGCCacttttgttaatttttagTACTGACTAAGTgactattaaaatataatttaattattggtGTAATAATTGTCCAACCGGAACCCTTTAGTAGAAAACCGAATCGAATCGAATTGAAACAAACGTTTTTCAAAAGAtcggattatatatttttaaagttgaaaaacaaaaataataaattaactaACCGTTGAACACCCTTAACAACAGTCCGAATCCCATTTCTTCCAGAATTGTCCCATACAGTCAAGTAAGTCAACATGCGTCTACCATATCATTTCATAATCTttaaaattgaatatatatgcATCGCTTATTGGAGGATTTAATTAGAATTCTAAATTTTGCTAGTGTACGTGGATTTGGTTGGTTTCTCTACCCACTGATGAGAACTTGAGGAATTTCACCAAACTTCCAAGTGAAAGGGACATGTTGAGTGGCTTTGTCACTCTCAGCTTGTGAAAGGAACAAACTGACATAATTGTTTTCTCTTATAAATTTCTGATCCTCATGTCTACTCCGCTCATGCTTCAAATATTTGAAACTTTTGGTTTCCATTCAAAATATGGGTCACATTGCTACTGCATTTTCAGCTATTCTTTGCCTTTTTCTTTTGCTTTCTGTTGGCTGTGGTCAACTTGATTACAAATTTTATGACGCTACATGTCCAAACTTGACTAAGATTGTCAGGCGAGGAGTTTGGTCGGCTATAGCTAACGAAACCAGGATCGCCGCGTCTATTTTGCGCCTGCATTTTCATGACTGTTTTGTTAATGTAATGACTATATATAGCTCCCATGCAACTTTTCTTTCAGTCACAAGAGTTTCTCTTGCATTGAAAAAAAGGATAAAAGATAAATATTCATTTAAGTGCAAGGGTTTGTTTTTTGATTGTTTACCTTTTTGACGCATATATAATATAGGGTTGTGAAGGATCTATCTTGCTTGATGAGGGCAGCGATTTCAAGGGGGAGAAGAATGCGTTTCCTAACCGGAATTCAGTCCATGGATTTGAAGTCATCGACGCAATAAAAGCGGACGTTGAAAAAGCTTGCCCGTCCACGGTTTCTTGCTCGGATATATTGACACTTGCTGCCAGAGATGCTGTGTCTCTGGTAATTAAAAACTCTCAACTATTCTAGCATCGAAACACTTTATATATGAAAAAGCTGATTTTGTGTATTGTTTCATCAGACCGGCGGGCCTTTTTGGCCGGTGCCCTTGGGCCGTCGAGACGGCTTGACAGCGAATGAGACCGCAGCTAACACAGACCTCCCATCGCCTTTTGAGTCCTTGGTGAATATCACCGCAAAGTTCATCTCCAAGGGTCTTGATTCGAAAGACGTGGTTGTGCTGTCAGGTGAAAAATCCTAATATCTTcaattatatttcaatttttgatGTTTTAGTCTTTTTTCATCGAGATTGTTAATATGACACTACAACCTGAGCGTCACTTCAGAGTTATGTCAGCATCACATTAGCGGTACAACATCAACGCCACGTCAGGATGGAAAAAGATAATACAAATTGCTATTTTACAAATTTCCTAAGAATTAATACACGATCtattacatgcaaatatatatcCATTATATTGGTCAATGAATATTCCTCCATGTGTTAGTAGATATGTCAATCCATGCAGGTGGCCACACCATTGGATTTGCTCAATGTTTCACGTTCAAATCGAGGCTCTTCAACTTTGACGGAGCCGGTAACCCGGATCCGATTCTGGATGAATCGCTACTGACCATTTTACGGGGTGTTTGCCCGAATCAAGATGATTCTAACACCAATTTGGTTCCTTTAGATTCGGCTACTTCTAGCAAGTTCGACAACAGCTACTTCAAGAATCTGGCGAACAGCTCCGGTGTCTTACAGTCGGATCAAGTTCTGATGAGCGACAATAAGACTGTTGCCTTGGTGTTGAATTATAGTAAATACCCTTTTGTGTTCTTCAAGGATTTTGGGGTTTCAATGATAAAGATGGGTAATATTGGTGTTCTTACCGGCCAGGATGGTCAAATAAGGAAAAATTGTAGAGTGGTGAATTAGTGATTTGGCTTTCTTTGGATTCCACTAACAATTTAATGCCAAATTCATAGTGGAATTCAActttgtgatatatatatatatatggaataaaaattttattcaacAACGTAACAGATCTTACtaaaaaatatatgttattgagACACAACAGAATGCCTGGAACAGGGAAAATGTTGGGTTTTGGATGTTGCAAATTTAAAGGATACGCTCATGCGTACGTACCCGAATGGATGTTGAGACAACTGATATGCATTTTTATTACTGCTCAGATAATATGTAGTCGGCTTTCCAGTTGAAAGACTTTTGAATCGAGGATGTCCTAGAAAAGGCTTCTTCCGCTTTGGTTGCTGGCgatttccaaaaaattatcGGTTATCACATGAGTATGAGCTGCgggaaaacaaaaacaaaaacaagtgGTGTAATAGATATGATAAATTCAAAATCCTagtatgaaatttaatttatatattgatAAATACTTTAGTTTCTTCAGCATGGATATGGAAGATATGGAAGCAGTGGCTAATAACGCTAGAACCGATCCGGTGGTTTTCGAGCAGAACCGAGACAGTTGAGAAATTAATCTAAATCTTAATTAAATGACACGgtcttttctttctttatataaccatttttctttctttcgcGATTAGAGCTGTCAAAACAGATTATGGCGCGGCCCAACCCACAACCCACCAAAACCCATCGATTGCGGAGCAAGGCTTGGCAGGGCGGGGCGGCCCACCATTTAGATgaattgaaaaattatcaacccTTGCAACCCGCCTATTTGATGGTGCGGGACGGACCAACCCGTCAATTTTTAGTTATAAATTTATTGTCAACTTATATTCAACAAAATATggtgtaatatattttttttcaatattcataaaaaatatttatgtaaaattaGTTAAAACTATAatgattaatattataatatttttataattaattcaaaaaaaacttatttgaaaatatatagaatataaatttataatttatttgtggagatttgaaaattaattacatagaaatatttatttatataattatgattatgttataaagttttttatttaaatatatatatatatatatgtatataacaaatacataaaaaaaagtaaaatttaatgGTGAACAGTAAAATAGTTAAAACacgataaataataataataataatatatttttgaaatttacattgttcaagtaaaacaaaaaattatatagttaaataaaaaaattaaaaagacaacTACTTTTGTGAGATTTTTAATCAAAAacatagatgataaaaatattgaagTAAATTAAAAGGTTAGggattttgaaatttatttcaaaTGTGAAAGatatatatgaattaattatatattttttatattgccgattaattattttttcttgacACTCAACGAGGTGGACATGGATCACTTAAATGTACTTGCATCGATCTTATCGTGTCCTTTTTGTCGTGCTTGAGATTTTCTTACGAACCTATGTCGTTTTGTTGGGATTTTGGCAAGATTAGGTTGAACTTATCGGTTATTCCAACAATTTTTCGAAATTTGTTCAAAGGTGTGTCGTTCTTTGTTCTTCTGTTCCATCAAAatatctggttgtataataatatatttttatttacttCTTTCGGTAGTTGGTTTTATAAGAATGTATTTTTGTTGAATCATGGGGTGTATACATTTCGCAACAGCAAtgtcatataaaaaaaaaacatcattcAACTCTCtactataataaaatatataacaatTTTTTTATGGACATCACACTCAATTCAAATGTCTCAACAATTATTTAGTGAGACTCTCTATTAACTCACACTatcaatttatatattttataaatttctgTATACGTAATTTATCATggatttattttaagtattcactaataaacttaataaaaataaatataatttttattagttgaaatttatatatattttttaagaaatgATTGAAAATGTATAGAACTCAAAACAAGGAATACAAAATATTCAATGgtcaaaaactaaaataaataatatttaataattaaaaaaataaaaataaaaataaaaatttacaaatGATCAAATacatcatatttaataataaaaattaaaaaaaattgatgatcTCCCTTGTGTTGTGTGGGGTACGGTGGGTTAATAATCTATGGATAATGCTATGTGTACATAGAATTGTATATAGAGGGTTACACGTCCTATAAATTAGAAAagtatatcaaaaatattttaaaataactttATTTTCAATAGTATGTCTTGCTCAAAAAAACTATTaacgaaaatattattattttttattttattatttattgtgagTTTTAGGGGTGTCAAAATTGAACCCGACCCGAGCTGACCAGAAAATTATCGGATTAAGGTTTTGAGGTTTTGGGATTTGGGTTGAcctgaaatatttgattttttttatttttaacaaaataattaaatacacataataataataatcaatatattaatttaaatacgtaataacaaaatctcacttatatagttttatataatttaaattgaaagtttaattgtacaaaatttaaaatatacttgctacacaaaataaaaattaattttaaaaattaatgttttaaaaaataattattacatgtGGAAAATCtatgataatatataataaatgtttttcaaacatataatatataaaaatatagtaaataCTTCTTAATTAATCTATAAGtaagtacaaaaattttttaaaaatttctcaaACCAAACCCGAATAAATCAATAGCGACCGATCCGAACTCGACTAACTCGATCAATTCAAACCTACATGTTTgagttttgattttgtttttttaacaaaatattaactattacacataataataataataaatatattttaatttaaatacataataataaaatattgtttatatatgatttaaatttgaaagttaaattttaaaaattataaaatatatttactaaaaaaataaacaattattatttttgttgaactcagtaaaaagttatatatattttcataataatttttttaaatattataaaataattatttttgttgaactcAGTAAATTAATTCTAAAAGTAAGTAatagaataaaaataataatattttagagaAAGGTTTTAGAGGACAAAAAATTGTAGgttgaagagaaaaaaaaatttaagatacTTTTCTAATTTAATTGACATATAACCCTCTATATACAACTCTATGTACACATAGCATTGTCCATAATCTATTGCTATCTATTATATAAGAACTCCTTAATTCGGTCTCTTGATACgcctaaaaaataaaatataaattgaaaaacaaacacacacacaaaacctCTTTTCTCTATTGTCTCAATTTTTTTActcaattatgattttttttcttattttttttcatttaactatttttttttctctctaatttttgtatttaatatataaaaaactCTTTTTATTTGACagctttaattaaaatataattttattaaaaaacaaaCTATTCAACACACAATGCGTGTAAGTTGTAACAAGAGGGTGGCTGATATTATAGAAGTATGGACACACTTTTAAGGATAGGACTATGCTCTACCGGATGAAGATCACACACAGTCAAACCCCATAAATGGTGGATGGTGCACCGGGTGATAGCCCCTCCCCTATTTCAGAGTCTCAGCCCAGAGGTGTCACATACTATTGATATACCCACTTATCTTTCATTTATTGTTTGCCCAAAATACCATATTTCTTCTTagaaatattatattttcttgtttatcatttaaaaaaaatctaaatgaATAAATAGAAATTTCCTTATCTCAAATGCAATATCATGCTATTTTTCTAAAATGAGGTTTTTAAATtgcaaattttttaattttcgatATTCATTTAAGTagcaaatataattttattttgcaaTTTTACGGAACATATCATACATATAATTTTAGACcttaaaatttaagtttgaaGTCTCGATTTGGGTGTTAGACATTTAAGGATCcgatattaattttataattaattgatAAGATATAAGAAATATATATTTGGAAGtgttgatgtaaaattattaatccACGTAATTAAATCATGTGATATTAGtctatatgtatgtgtgtgtgtgtgagacaTGTATATCAGGTGAAGTGTGAcaacaaaaaattgaaatgtAATGATTGATTTGATCAGATACGTACGTGGATTAATATATTATAGCAATTTCACCATGGTGGGTAAATGCTAATTATAAAAGAAtagatatgtttttattttatatatatatatatatatatatatatataggagtgCAAACCGCCTTAATATATATTAGGATATATTACAAATACGTGGCATCTGATAAATCTCAGTCATTAGCATATACTTGGATGTTTGGCAGAGCTTAAAATCTCTTTCAAAccgcttataagctgttttagagtttttaagctctaaaaatgtgtttggtaaatttttttaaaaaacagcttataagctgtcaaaataagttgtttgacagcttataagttgtttttaaaaaagtaaggggaggtactttttaaaaaaagatcttattttaatattctatctctttaaaatatccttgaatattttaataaatctccatcTTATCCTCCACTCATTATATATtaaacattattttaaaaaaattacaaatcacataaatttttttaaaagtaaaatattaaaacaattttattttttaatataggtCTATTTTAAAACTACTTTCGTATATATATAACtcgaaatattattttcatagaattataccctttttgataattttgacaataaaaagatcttataataccaaacatatcaacatctttaagttgtttaaaataagtttacccaaacactttaacagcttatttttaaaataagttctaatagcttataagctcgtaaaagaACTTTTAAGCTTTAAGAACTTATAAgttctttttaataagtttagccaaacaCTTAGACACACGTCTCAGCTAGGTcgaagaaggaaaaaaaaaaaacttgaagcTACATTTTCTTCGGTTTCCTTCAAGACTTGAGCCTAGCTAACAGCTTGTTTAAGGAATGAACAATTAATCTTAATTGGTAAGCTCTAAATTACGGTGAGTTCTT comes from Henckelia pumila isolate YLH828 chromosome 4, ASM3356847v2, whole genome shotgun sequence and encodes:
- the LOC140860772 gene encoding peroxidase 10-like, which codes for MGHIATAFSAILCLFLLLSVGCGQLDYKFYDATCPNLTKIVRRGVWSAIANETRIAASILRLHFHDCFVNGCEGSILLDEGSDFKGEKNAFPNRNSVHGFEVIDAIKADVEKACPSTVSCSDILTLAARDAVSLTGGPFWPVPLGRRDGLTANETAANTDLPSPFESLVNITAKFISKGLDSKDVVVLSGGHTIGFAQCFTFKSRLFNFDGAGNPDPILDESLLTILRGVCPNQDDSNTNLVPLDSATSSKFDNSYFKNLANSSGVLQSDQVLMSDNKTVALVLNYSKYPFVFFKDFGVSMIKMGNIGVLTGQDGQIRKNCRVVN